A single genomic interval of Euwallacea similis isolate ESF13 chromosome 2, ESF131.1, whole genome shotgun sequence harbors:
- the LOC136419215 gene encoding guanine nucleotide-binding protein G(o) subunit alpha-like, which yields MGACLTLEREEGKAKRRSEEIDRQLGEFARQQSNVIKILLLGAGESGKSTLVKQMKIIHADGFTHSELNSFRPTVLDNLLSSMKYVLAGMGLLRINLEHTRNKTHAKNVLMADSCFDMSFTVLPDVAASLQALWSDRGVRLAVARGYEYELNDSALYLFENMERICDPKYVPNPTDVLRARVRTQGIIETQFRIQDMIINMYDVGGQRSQRRKWIYCFDDVKAVLFVISLSGYDMTLLEDPTVNRMEESLNLFGQIVNNPFFRDASFVLFMNKFDLFREKILYSNRHLRMYFPDYKGPDRDVDRGALFIQHKFILKNGDSRKVLYPHFCTATDTANVQVVFQSVMEMVISANLGQVTLL from the exons ATGGGTGCATGTCTAACGTTGGAACGTGAAGAGGGAAAAGCTAAGAGACGAAGTGAGGAAATTGACAGGCAACTAGGAGAGTTTGCTCGACAGCAGAGCAATGTTATCAAAATCTTACTTTTGG GTGCTGGAGAAAGTGGGAAAAGTACCCTagtaaaacaaatgaaaataatccaTGCTGATGGATTCACTCACTCAGAATTGAACAGTTTCCGTCCAACAGTATTAGACAATCTCCTTTCTTCTATGAAATATGTCCTCGCTGGAATGGGTCTCCTTCGAATCAATTTGGAACACACCCGAAATAAG ACTCACGCCAAGAATGTTTTAATGGCTGACAGTTGTTTTGATATGAGCTTCACAGTCTTGCCAGATGTTGCAGCCTCATTACAAGCCCTATGGTCAGATAGAGGAGTCAGATTAGCAGTAGCCAGAGGATATGAGTATGAGTTAAATGATTCAGCATTATA tttatttgaaaacatggAACGAATCTGTGATCCGAAATACGTGCCAAACCCTACCGATGTTTTACGGGCTAGAGTCAGAACTCAAGGTATCATAGAAACACAGTTTCGCATCCAAGATATGATTATCAATATGTATGATGTCGGTGGACAAAGATCTCAACGGCGAAAGTGGATTTATTGCTTCGACGACGTTAAGGCtgtattatttgttatttcgTTGAGCGGATATGATATGACTCTTCTT GAAGATCCTACCGTTAACCGGATGGAAGAAAGCCTGAATTTATTTGGACAAATTGTCAACAACCCATTCTTCCGGGATGCCTCATTCGTATTGtttatgaataaatttgaTCTTTTCAGGGAAAAGATTTTGTACTCAAATAGGCATTTGCGGATGTACTTTCCAGATTATAAAG GGCCAGATAGAGATGTCGATAGAGGCGCTTTATTCATTCAGCATAAATTTATTCTGAAAAACGGTGATTCACGGAAGGTGTTGTATCCGCATTTTTGCACTGCCACGGATACTGCCAATGTGCAAGTTGTCTTTCAGTCTGTGATGGAAATGGTTATTTCCGCTAATTTAGGACAAGTAACACTTTTATAG
- the C1GalTA gene encoding glycoprotein-N-acetylgalactosamine 3-beta-galactosyltransferase 1: protein MRQIRMYKWQSLNKHCILTLLSGLAIGFTVAYVALSQQITFSDPHSSYEMEFVAGPTIDPGIHSKDEEFHLLEDSSVADKLYNGVKVLCWIMTGPSNHEKKAKHVKHTWGKRCNVLLFMSSKEDPSLPSVALPINEGRKYLWGKTKRAFEYVYKHYFDKADWFLKADDDTYVILENLRYMLMPYSSNQSIYFGCRFKPYVKQGYMSGGAGYVLSKEALKRFVEVGLKNASGCSKSDNGAEDVELGRCMEAVNVTAGDSRDSLGRGRFFPFVPEHHLIPGHVSKSFWYWQYIYYENKEGMECCSDNAVSFHYVTPNQMYVLEYLIYHLRPYGISFQVEVPSQLAEKKESP from the exons ATGAGACAAATAAGGATGTATAAATG gCAATCACTAAACAAACACTGCATCCTAACATTATTATCTGGCCTAGCTATAGGGTTCACTGTAGCTTATGTTGCATTATCACAGCAAATCACATTTTCGGACCCTCATAGCAGTTATGAAATGGAATTTGTAGCGGGCCCAACTATTGATCCAG GTATACATTCTAAAGATGAAGAATTTCATTTACTGGAAGACAGTTCTGTAGCTGATAAGCTCTATAATGGCGTGAAAGTGCTGTGCTGGATTATGACCGGACCTAGTAATCACGAGAAAAAGGCGAAACATGTTAAGCATACTTGGGGGAAGAGATGTAATGTATTATTGTTCATGAGTTCGAAAGAAG ATCCGTCGTTACCCTCTGTAGCTCTCCCTATAAATGAAGGCCGAAAGTATTTATGGGGTAAAACAAAACGGGCCTTCGAATATGTCTATaagcattattttgataaagcCGATTGGTTCCTTAAAGCAGATGATGATAC GTATGtgatattagaaaatttaaggtACATGCTGATGCCATATAGTTCGAACCAATCAATATATTTTGGTTGTCGGTTTAAGCCTTACGTGAAACAAGGGTATATGAGCGGCGGAGCTGGTTATGTATTGAGCAAGGAAGCCTTAAAGCGATTTGTCGAG GTTGGGCTCAAAAATGCTTCGGGTTGCTCAAAAAGTGATAATGGCGCTGAAGACGTGGAGTTGGGTCGATGTATGGAGGCGGTGAATGTGACAGCAGGAGATTCCAGGGACTCTTTAGGGCGTGGACGATTTTTCCCCTTCGTTCCTGAACATCATCTAATTCCTGGTCATGTTTCAAAGAGTTTCTGGTATTGGCAGTacatttattatgaaaataaagag GGTATGGAATGCTGTTCAGACAACGCAGTATCATTCCATTACGTGACTCCAAACCAGATGTACGTCCTAGAATACTTAATCTACCACTTAAGGCCTTATGGTATATCATTTCAAGTGGAGGTACCCTCTCAGTTGGCAGAAAAAAAAGAATCTCCTTAA
- the ksr gene encoding kinase suppressor of Ras 2 yields the protein MANDTGEENLRKELDILQSVIDVSATTLVGLRTQCATSAELTRQEIRTLEGKLIKLFSQQLVAKSKLKNGIGICMPDLKQWLQIVGLETSSITAICQKISSVEELQEKTEHELKTLLTDKNASPEELCRLFRALHNLKKYTDILKRGDQTSQETQDTNLSWDSWDRNYVKIKHGLSPRATRSRATRASVPSEENLFNNNHKASATIAPSPSVSSINSLNASSVVLGAPPLTPPGYNTSNVFSPPKERGKEKKFPTTPPAKRKQLINNSSGLLTDTFPLTKSKSHESQLADTKSKNNGDLDNINETRNSVRRGRLPTEPGPETMGFTSPVFASPIKSPPYNSIGNDSDDSSYKSMRLQVPKSPQTPPIKVGMAHQIAHRFTKKFKLNGFCGMCGQRIFGKALKCSECKYVCHRECQEKVPPSCGLPPGYLTAFIQNLEGTQGSISYSPTSGQKKRNSIVTSLNRVGHRKGSHPSTAFNNTGGVQPPDSSSNTSSCNSSTPSSPAVHNSTTPHGSQKQFHFPDIMHSEPIKEVTLETHPLPALSSPRHKLVSSQLSRESDKTVSQASNSTSSDSVRTPVRLDSQDSQVSDTDTLTDAHMARQNSLSLKEWDIPYDELKFFKEVGTGRFGTVHRGFWHGDVAIKHLNVKDDKTLEQFKMEVAIFRKTRHENLILFMGACMKPPKLAIVTSFSKGNTLYTHIHLRKDKFNINRTTTMAQQICQGMGYLHAKGIVHKDLKTKNIFLENGKVVITDFGLFSVTKLCFGHRIESLSIPPGWLCYLAPEMMRALDAHRFHEKELPFSRSSDVYAFGTVWYELLCGEWPFKNQLPEAVIWQVGRGIKQPLANLQASAEVKDILMLCWQFREEKRPDFQKLSDILGKLPKKKLERSPSHPVHLSRSAESVF from the exons gGGAAATTGATAAAGCTCTTTTCACAACAATTAGTGGCAAAATCTAAGTTGAAAAACGGCATTGGAATCTGCATGCCAGATCTTAAGCAGTGGCTTCAAATTGTTGGTTTAGAGACAAGTTCTATTACTgcaatttgccaaaaaatatcatca GTAGAAGAACTGCAAGAAAAAACTGAACATGAATTGAAAACATTATTAACTGATAAAAATGCAAGTCCCGAAGAGTTGTGCAGACTATTCAGGGCTTTGCATAACTTGAAGAAATATACAG ATATCCTGAAACGAGGAGATCAAACAAGTCAAGAAACCCAAGATACTAATTTATCTTGGGACTCTTGGGATAggaattatgtaaaaataaaacacggCCTCTCCCCAAGAGCGACTAGATCGCGTGCCACTCGAGCTTCAGTTCCATCAGAGGAAAACCTCTTTAACAACAACCACAAAGCCAGTGCGACTATTGCACCTAGTCCATCTGTATCCAGTATCAATTCATTAAATGCTAGCAGTGTCGTTTTAGGTGCTCCACCTCTTACTCCTCCAGGTTATAACACTTCAAATGTTTTTAGTCCACCCAAAGAAAGAGGGAAAG AGAAAAAGTTTCCTACAACGCCCCCAGCCAAAAGAAAACAGCTAATCAACAATTCGTCGGGTTTGTTGACCGATACATTCCCGCTGACTAAAAGCAAGTCACATGAGTCTCAACTTGCAGATACAAAAAGCAAGAATAACGGTGATTTGGATAATATTAA TGAAACTAGAAATTCTGTTCGTCGAGGAAGACTACCTACCGAACCTGGTCCTGAAACCATGGGTTTTACCAGTCCTGTGTTCGCTAGTCCCATTAAATCTCCCCCGTATAACTCTATCGGAAATGACAGCGATGACTCAAGctataaat CAATGAGACTTCAAGTACCGAAGTCTCCCCAAACCCCCCCTATCAAAGTAGGAATGGCGCATCAAATCGCGCACAGATTTACCAAAAAGTTTAAACTCAACGGCTTCTGTGGTATGTGTGGACAGAGGATTTTTGGCAAAGCGCTTAAGTGCAGTGAGTGCAAGTACGTCTGTCATCGGGAGTGCCAGGAAAAAGTGCCACCGTCGTGTGGTTTACCTCCCGGGTATTTGACGGCATTTATACAGAATCTTGAAGGTACTCAAG GGTCTATTAGTTACTCTCCAACCAGTggccaaaaaaaaagaaacagtaTTGTCACCTCATTAAATCGTGTGGGACATAGGAAAGGATCGCATCCTTCGACGGCCTTTAATAATACGGGCGGTGTTCAA CCGCCTGACAGTAGTTCAAATACATCAAGTTGTAATAGTTCTACACCGTCAAGTCCGGCTGTGCACAATTCGACTACGCCCCATGGAAGTCAAAAGCAATTTCATTTTCCTG ATATTATGCATTCCGAACCAATTAAGGAAGTTACCCTCGAAACTCATCCTTTGCCTGCACTTTCTTCCCCTCGTCACAAACTAGTAAGTAGTCAACTGTCCAGAGAGAGCGACAAAACCGTATCCCAAGCGTCCAACAGCACAAGTTCGGACTCGGTCCGAACACCTGTGCGTTTAGACTCTCAGGACAGCCAAGTTTCCGACACGGATACACTGACTGATGCCCATATGGCTAGACAAAATAGT CTCTCTTTAAAAGAATGGGACATACCCTATGATGAGTTGAAGTTTTTCAAGGAAGTAGGAACTGGTCGGTTTGGAACAGTGCATCGGGGATTTTGGCACGGAGACGTGgcgattaaacatttaaacgTCAAGGACGATAAAACTTTAGAGCAGTTTAAAATGGAGGTGGCGATCTTTCGCAAGACCAGACACGagaatttaatactttttatgGGGGCCTGCATGAAACCTCCCAAATTAGCCATCGTTACAAGTTTTAGCAAAGGAAATACGTTGTATACTCACATCCATTTGAGGAAGGACAAGTTCAATATTAATAGGACGACGACGATGGCCCAGCAAATTTGTCAG GGCATGGGGTACTTGCATGCGAAAGGAATAGTTCACAAGGAcctcaaaacaaaaaatatatttttagaaaatggaaaagttgTGATAACAGACTTCGGTCTTTTTAGTGTAACGAAACTATGCTTTGGTCATAG GATCGAAAGCTTAAGCATTCCTCCTGGATGGCTGTGTTACTTAGCTCCTGAAATGATGCGTGCGTTGGATGCGCATCGGTTTCACGAAAAGGAATTGCCGTTTAGTAGGTCCTCAGACGTGTACGCTTTTGG TACTGTATGGTATGAGTTATTGTGCGGAGAATGGCCCTTTAAAAACCAATTGCCAGAAGCCGTAATTTGGCAAGTAGGTAGGGGAATTAAACAGCCTCTTGCCAATCTGCAAGCGTCCGCAGAAGTAAAA GATATTCTCATGCTCTGTTGGCAGTTCAGAGAAGAGAAACGGCCggatttccaaaaattgtcCGACATTTTGGGAAAGTTACCGAAAAAGAAGTTGGAGAGAAGTCCCTCGCACCCAGTGCATTTGAGCAGATCTGCTGAATCCGTATTCTAA